The nucleotide sequence catcaactagatgaggtaccaagccacccacctgaccagcCTCCTTAGTACTTTCTATCaaaattgccaacatatcaactatAATGTTGAACAGGATAGGAGACATCGGATCCCCTTGTCTaaggcccttatgtgtctggaaataatgacctatgttgtcattcactttaattccaacactccctttttgcgtgaacgattctacctggcgtcgctgGGCTTCATCAAAATctttcatacgcaaggcctgttgaaagaatggccatttgactttatcgtacgctttctcgaaatccaccttaaaaacaactccatctaactttttcgtgtgaatttcatggagcgtttcatgaaggaccaccaccccttctatgatgtttctgtccggcatgaaaggaGTTTGggaatgttgcaccacagaatgcgcaatctgtgtgagcctattagtcccaactttggtgaaagttttgaaactaacattgacgaggcagatcggcctgaactgctcaattctcacagcttCCATTTTCTTAGGAAGCAGTGCTATTATTCCAAAATTTAAATGAAATAACTGAAACTGTCCAGAGAATAGATCATGGAACATTGttaacaaatcccccttaataatatgccaacactttttaTAGAACTCCGCCGGAAATCCATTCAGCCCTGGACCCTTATTGTTTTTGATATGCGCAatagcttcaaacacctctttctccgagaaCGAGGCAACCAAAGTATCATTTTCATCAGCAgtgagttgaggcacatcctcaatcctggACTCATCCACGCACACACAactatcctccggaggtccaaacaactgcttatagtaCTCGGTTATGTATAGTTTGAGGTTATCATGTCCTAAAATAGTttcttcatcttgttcaagctgaaagatatTACGAGAACAAAAATGGTTGAGTGATGTCACGAGAACAAAAATGATATTGAAGAATTTTTTTCCCCAATCAACCCATAGCAACCGCACgggcacatttactagtaatatAATAACTTTCATAATGATCAATGAGGCCACGTACGAAAGAACAGACGGCCCTTACACTGAAGAACACAACGGATGGGTGCAGCACATGCACTGCATCTGCACATCCAAATTACACACACAAACAAAAATCACGATACCTAATCAAACGAGGCAGCATTCACGCGCGTGCATGCAGGAGCTCTGGGTGGCCGGCCGATCGATCGATCCTGCGCGCCCACCGCACGagccatgcacgcatgcatgcaagcACGAGGTAACCGGAGGATAAATTATTTAATTAGTACTCGACGGCGGCGGGCGGAGGGTCGTCGATCAGAAGTCGCCGGCGGCGGGTTTGGCCTTCCCCCCCTTGGCGACCTCAGCGCTCTCGGCGGTGTTCATGCTGAAGCTGTTGAGACTGCGGCCACCGGCGCCGTTCATGGAGAAGCTGTTCTCCTGCACGCCCGCGGCGGCTTCCACCGGAGCCGCGGTGTGGCTCAGCAGCAGGAGCCCCAGCAGGGCCAGGCCGAGCAGGGTCATGCGCAGCTCGTTGTTCCTTGCGCCCGCCATTGATGCCTGTGGAAGATTGAGAGATTGCGCGGACGGAGGTTGGTTATCTGCTTATTGCGGTGGATTATTAGCGAGCTCTTGTGGTGGGTGGAGGAAGGATGCGGTGTTCTTGAGGATTTATAGTGGGAGGAGAGGGCGAGAGGGGCGGTGGGGAGTGGGTTCAGGAGAATGTCTCGTGTTCTTGCGGTTCTGCTTAAGTGTAGGCGAATGGCGTGGATCCTATATTCCTAATGTTGAAGCCATTGGAACGCCTATTAGCATGGGACCTTCGGTTGGTATGCGTCATGCATGCGATGT is from Triticum aestivum cultivar Chinese Spring chromosome 3A, IWGSC CS RefSeq v2.1, whole genome shotgun sequence and encodes:
- the LOC123059017 gene encoding uncharacterized protein, which encodes MAGARNNELRMTLLGLALLGLLLLSHTAAPVEAAAGVQENSFSMNGAGGRSLNSFSMNTAESAEVAKGGKAKPAAGDF